The following DNA comes from Labrus mixtus chromosome 8, fLabMix1.1, whole genome shotgun sequence.
CAAGGTGACTGTTGGCTGTGGCAGGTAGAAGAAATAGATCATCTTCCCTCATTGCAGATatgcttcttttaaaaaaataataatcctgaCATCAAGAAGAGAGTAAATCAAATGTTCCACGTTGTGAAAGTCAAATCCCAGTGACTGTGTAAATAAGTTGATTTCAGAAGTTGACCTTACTTTGTTCTAAAACAACCAAAGGGGAGCGACTGATGAACTGTTGCATGGTTGTTGTGTGACTCTACATTAGATTAAACAGGATGGAAACATTTGGCCAATGGTTACTGACAACAGGACTTCATGTACCTGCTTACACAACGACGTGTTCCAGGTGTGCGGACAGTCTACTGGTGTTCAGAGTTGAACACCTAAATGTTGACTCAGTGGGTCAAAGTACAGTTGGTTTGAATAATTCAGAAAGTATTACAATAATCTGAAGCATGTTTCAGCACCCTCAGGTCACACATTTCAGACGCGTTAACACTGTGCTGTATCTGTAGTCTTATGAGAGCTGTTAGCCTACATTTCCCGGTCCAATGCCTGCTTGTGAGAAACGAAATTCGGTAGCACAATACACAATAAACCGGTGGATGCGACGGTGCCGTGAATCAGCAGGATCCTTGCTACGTTTACTTCACATCGAAAGGTGAGTGTGGGTTTCTAGGGCCCCGCGGTGATCTCCGCAAGCTAACAGCCGTAGCATCCGAGCTAATAATCCTGGACCACGGCTATAAGAAAGCATTGTTGTTGTATCTGTAACGTGCCGCGACACAAAAGGAAACgcgtgggaaaaaaaataattttcgcAAGCAATACACTTGGTCTCTCACCTTCTGGATGAGAAAAGCGGCCCATATCAGTGTTTCAGGGACCCTCATGATGCctagcttgttgttgtttcccccATTGACCAACCAACCGTTCGGCTCAAGCCCCTCAACTCACCCACACCAGCTGTTTTTTACAAGCCACGCCCATATTCCCATTTTGGGTCGTTTAATTGGCTAACACGGTCACTAGCAACTTAGGACGTGTCTTGATTGGTTAATGTCAAAGTCAGTCAAACAGAAAACGTATGTCTTGATGTTAATCAGCAAATTCGTTTGCtaatatataataattaatattaatatttgcaAAAGTAACTTGACAGGAATGTTACcgcttcataaaataaaaatatctaacAGCTTTAATCGGAGTTTGGCAGGTAAAATTGAAATGATGAAGTCCTGGTTCAGCTTCTGTTAATAACAGTTTATGCTCATGTCTGAAATATTAACAACAGATCAGATTGAAGATGTCATGTTCacttaaagtttaaataagtacGCGATGAATGCTTTTTAAGTTAACTTAATTAATAATGCTTCAACATTTCACGTGAAAAAAATTAGTTCAAACAATattacttgcacatagctctgtatatatatatatatttatttctcgtttactgcacatagttctggtcacatctgtttacatctgttagtccgatcactgtccacttatatgtactcctttatattttgtatttttaagttaagtttgagctttaagttgtatttaaattgacactttatatttaggttaaaatgtttcgtctacttgcactgctctgtgtgcctttgaattgccccccggggacaaatacagttttttgaattgaattgaattgaattgaattgaatatcaAATTATAGCCTACAGTTCTACCAGTAACATAATAATggaattaaaatcaaataataaaattaaaagtgATATTTAAAGCTACTATGTGGAGATTTTAGTTGGTAAGGAAACAAACTGACATTAATACTatgtctctttatgacctaTATGAAGCAAAAGAGTCAGCCACAATATTGATTATTCTATATACTCATTCATTTTTGATGTCTTAAActagtgtgtgtgggagggggggggtaggtgtcagactaCTGTTTCGCTAGGCCCTGccaaactagtttttttttttactttttccacagcaaagattcttgATCCCTGTTAGGATGAGAATTTGTTTTAACCATTCACTGCGGGAAAAATCACTCAAATCAACAAAGAGATAAGACATACCGCTTTGTCCATAAGTCAAAACGCACAAAATCAGTGCAAACcaaaattcctcacaggagctttaaacaggatataaaaatgaaatcatatatatatatacttcacttgttttctttctgtcttcttttttcttttcttttctttcttgcgttctttctttctttctttctttctttcagttttatttgcttaattaatttaacaatgttttttttcttgtgtttttgttaacaCACTAAACAGTTTGGTGTATGTTTTATGATTctaagtaaatgtttttattgcagcTCCTTGTGTTGCAATCACAGAAAGATAAATCTTCTTTAAATTGAAAACTATCACTCGAGTACATTTGTGGGACCACATGACTTTGACTCTTGAAGTCAGACTTAAGCCCTTTAAGCTGGCAGTGCTGCAGCTATGCTTTCTATCCCTAACCCTGTATTTTCACTGTAATTACAGTTTACTGGACAGCCTCCAGTGTAACTGCTTATCTGCaactttgtgctttttattttatcttccaTGCCACTTCACTGCAGAGAGACATGTAGTacttttcagttcagtttagtGGTCTTGATGACTCAAATACTATGTCTCCAAAACAGGTCTCCTACTCTTGACGAAGCATTTTAACTTTTCTAAAGCAAATCTGataactttcttttttgttattagACTTCTTGCTTAATATGTGTTGCCTGTTAattcatatatatattaaatcaACGTTAAAATGCGTTAACAGAGATAAACAAATACTTTATATAGCCTAGTAGGCTAATTGTTTCAGACTCATATGTTCATATCATGGACCTCTTATTTGAAAACATAGTTTGACAATTGGACTGGAACTGAAAGAAGTATACTAAATGGTAATAACTGGTGTGTTGTACATGCTCTAAAAAACAGCCTTACTTATAAATGCGAAATATTTACATTGTTTTGATGTTATGTAATGGTAACTTCTGACCGCCTGCCTCACTTCGAGAGTATTTTTTTAGGATGACATCAGTCCCTCCTAACTCTTTGCCGTTGCAGGCCTGATCTTGTTTTTCATTGACGTACTGCTGCGGCTTGATTCACTCGGCATGATGTCATCCCATATGGTCCCCCTTCTGCCGAATATTTACCTGCATCACGCGACAAATCACCGGAGATGGACCGATAACtgccttcagaataaaaggcTGCATTCAGATGTGTGCGTTTAGGTTTATACCCTTTGGTTTATACTTTTGTTTGGTGTACAAGTAGAAAACAATAATATTTTGAATTACAGGGTATTGAAACACAGACATACCTGCAACTTATAGATTCTGAATAGTGGGGTCACATTAAGGTAAAATAAGGATATGGATTCCCATAGGGGAAATTCTGAATTCATATAATATAGACGAAGGACGAGGAGACTTAATCtagttaatatttatttgttcatATCTGACTACCTTCATACCTACCTACAGACCGACCGACCACTGCCTGTTTACATGCATTTCAAACCCAAACATTGTAATATGCAATGATGTTTTTTCCTACAGTTATTTCCACTCAAACATCGAATCACTGTTTCTCTAAACGTTGTTTTCTATATGAAAATGACAAAAGGGTTTGTTGTCTTGCAGTTCTTTATGGTTGCCAGTGTTTTGCAATTggcaaaaaacaaagatatgcACGCACCTTGACATGAAGGCATGATATTCCTTACCACCATACACATAACTCAAGCacacaacaaatcaaatgttttaggatatattttttttaaccacagtaGTGAGAGCACACCCCTATAGCTTTATCACCGAATACGTCATTacgtcttttattttgaagacaaACCGGAAGTTGTTGTTTCCTCGATGTGTAGTTTGACATCGTCCAGTCTGGGAATTCACTCTGAACTACTTTGAAGAGGAATGCAGCACTCGTAGCCAAACGTACTGTAAGTATGCCTTATATCGACGCTTTTacacttgttttatttacacGTCAACTTGTTTTAGTGTTATTAATCTCGGTGGATATTTTTTACGAGGTAATTACTCTCCACAAACAGAGAAAGCCGGTGTTTGTACAGTACAATAATGTAAGCTAGTTAATGTCAACCAGCTAAGCTAGCTCTCTTCCGTCGCCGGTTGTTgctttatctcctcttcttatGCCTCGAATCTCAACGATGATGAAATACTATATAAGTGGCAATGGTTTCTTTTGTGTGTCTTatccttttgttgtttttaataatcaTTTTTCCTCGCTTAGAAAAACGTCCTTCTGGATGTTTTGTGCCTTTACAGTAGAGTCGCTGCACAGCCTTTATGAGCGCTCACCATTTATAcgatgcagtttaaaaaaaacaaaaaaaaacagatttaacagTTTTTGATTGGGAAATGTTATTCAAGGTTTAAGATGAGAAAATACTGTGTTGTGTGGCTGAAGCTCAGACCCTTTAATTGAGTCAGATGGCTGGTTGAGGGCAGGAGATGATGTAAGTAGGACTGGTATGCAAGAGGTCTGACATCAGCCAGAAAGTGTCTGAAAAACTAAAGCTGTGATGATCCGGCCAAATAAGGAGGAAAGAAACCTCACAGCTGGAGTGTGCTTACAGCCAATACTTCTATCGCAGTTAAGATTACGTGGCTTTGTTGAGTTCTGACTAATCTTTGCTGGTGTTTAGTTGGTTCATATCTTTTTTTCCCAtatctttctcctttttttctttactgcaGTGAATCAAAAGGTGTTCATCCCATCATCATTATTCCAGTCAGCACACCATGGCTGGCTTCAGGCAAGAGGATGTCGAGCTTTATTATGAGATGGGAGAGGAGCTGGGCAGGTATGTTTCCAGATTCATTGTCTCTTTCACCTCTGGCAGAATACCTCTTAAAGTAAAGCATCTGTTTGATACTCAGTCTGCTGTCACTGTTTAAAGAGACACTGTTTACACTTGAGTCGTATCATGTGTCCTTGATGACCATCAGATGACACCCATAAAACACGTGTGAGCGCACCTAAAACAAATTTATGGAGGATGCATTAATAATTCCAAATCCAAATGCCATCAGCAATTTCTATGTCCTTATTTGtaatttaatgtaaatacaaatTCATACATGGCATTTGAAACTGCAATTTCCTGAATGTATGCATAGTTCAGTTACCTCTGTGAAACAGAAAGTGTTTAAAGATGGTTCCAAAGAGCTGCTCAATTAAAATCCCACAACGTTACattagtttgtgtttgaggTGCATTTTGGGAAAGAATGAGCTGCAGGCCATCCAAAATATCCGATTTGATAAAggtaaacaaatatttaatgtattAGAAAAATGATGCATATCCCTCTATCTCTGTTCTTGATAGTTTGTGAATGAGTTGTTGGATGTTATTACATAAAGCTGTCTCCAGCTGAGCTGTTGTTCTCTGCAGTAATGCAGCAAAAGCTTGACGTCACAGACTTTCAATGTGCCTTTCTACCTCTGCTGTGGTGTGGGAGAGAGCActgtgggtgtatgtgtgtatgttggtttgtttgtgtgtgtcagttgtgCAGTTATCTCATGTTGTATGAAATAGTTTCTCTGTACTTGCACACTAAATTACATCAGGTTTGTTTTCGTTTCAGTTATTCCAAACATACTGTTACAACATAGTATTTCAGTTTTCCGGCTTATTTTCCTGCTCCTTTGAGAACGAAGAACCATTTTCAGTCCAACTCTTTAATAATCCATTATGCAATACAATGTGTTTAACAACCAAGGGGTCAGCATTTGACAGGTCATAAGATCAGTGCAAAGACCTCCTTTGTACCAAGTCATTAAGTGCCCCAGATTTAAACCCCTTAAAGTTTCTTAAAACAATTAAAGTAGTTGTTCAGTACATTATGTCAACTTTTTCAGGTATTTAAGGGATTTCTTCTTGTTAATAATGTGCACAGAACTTCCTGTTAGTATTATATGTTACAGACtaattacaaaaaaagtctTTGAACAAGTTGGTTCTGTAAGGAGGAAAATTGTCCAATtgtattttaagaaaataatgcTTAATGATTTGATTACTGACAGATATGAGATGAGAtaagagatgtgtttttttgttctgtaatGATTCTCAACCAATTTTTCTTGCAACACAAGTACAACACACCTTTCACTCCTTACTCTGcgaacatttgaaatgaaacaaatttAGTATATATTTATAAGTTTATGACAAAATGAAGGCCTTTCTCTTTAAAGACAACTACAATTTTAAGGGTGCGCAAGCCAAATCCCGTAAAAAGACCTGACCTAATCAGGTATGTGTGATAAAAAATATTACTATCATGATTTTGAATTGCTTGTATAATCTTACCAGCAGCTAAAAACATCTTTTCAGTCAGTCCCATCATCCTCTGTCGTTTTGAAAAATCCTTTATTGAGAGTCTTCAGAGCTTTTGTCTGCTGCTTTCACAGCctcacatttaaaacaggaaCAATATGAAAATCTCTCTGATGATCACAGGAGGGAATCAAAGAGACCTTCCATGCATTTGCAGTCTGCGACTctgtcagagagctgcaggttgAACATTGAACTCACAAGTGAATGTCCTCTGTTGCCATCACTGCGTCTATCTTTTACCTGTTTGTAATACTGACCCGCTATTTAATCGTTCCCTCGATCATCCCCTCTGCAATCAGACGACTTATTGCTCCATGGGTTTTCTCTTCCTTGGCAGACTGATCCTCTTATCCTTTTATCAAGACTGATCCTCTCATCCTTTTATCAAGTCTGATCCTTTTATCTCGTTGTCCAGTTTGTTGATCACTGGTTATTCATCAGAAAAAGTTTTAGAGTTCAATTCATATTTTaggtgtttgtgtatttgttgtctgtgtgtcatggttgtgtgtgtttatgtttttatatatgATTTGTCCATACCAGTCTTCCAAAGTGGGATTGATAAAGTTGTTTGACTCATGTATTTGAAGGAATTGAATCATCATAATAAGAAAAggctggagagaaaaaaggctaaaagctctaaatctttttcttttttttctctctatccTTTCTGCAGCGGACAGTTTGCCATTGTTCGTAAGTGCAAGGAGAAGAGCTCAGGCGACGAGTACGCTGCGAAGTTCATCAAGAAGCGGCGGCTGTCGTCCAGTAGGCGAGGGGTGAGCCGCGAGGAGATCGAGCGCGAGGTCAACATCCTGCGGGAGATCCAACACAGCAACATCATCACGTTGCACGACATCTTTGAAAACAAGACGGACGTGATCCTGATCCTGGAGCTGGTGTCAGGGGGAGAGCTGTTTGACTTCCTGGCTGAGAAGGAATCTCTGACGGAGGAGGAGGCCACCCAGTTCCTTAAGCAGATCCTGGATGGCGTTCAGTATCTTCACTCCAAACGGATCGCTCACTTTGACCTCAaggtcagcagtgtgtgtggttAAAGCAGCTTGTTTTTGAGGCTGTGGGCCAGTAGTCGTAGTTGACATGTTAGTGAGAACTTGAGGTCAGGGGAAAGAAGTTTATGCCGTACTTTCAAGGATGTTCCACTGTTGTGTGCAGAGAGATTTTTGCAATTTGTAAGATTTTTCATCCTCTAAGAAAACTACAGACAAGATATCTTTCTATGAATACATTTCAGTCAGCTTTAATAGTCTGGTAAAATTCTAGTTCTGGTAAAATGTGCCACTTTAATGTAGTACAAGTTTAAACccggaaaaaaaagatgtgaagcCATCTCAGATCAAATCAGATTGTATTTGTCGAGAAACTTGACAGTCAACGTTTCCGTATAGACTCCTTTAGGAAAGGTGTCTGGTGCCTCTGTCTTGTTTCGATAGTTACGTTAATCGAGTGCTATTGCCACGCTTCAGGCACGTTCACAGTTTAACACgttgatttttgtttgatgtaatgtttttCAGTGAAGTGATGCCCAGATTAAAAAGTGGCTGATGGTACGCCACACTTTGTAATGTGGCACATGCCAGTGTGGCGGTGCTTGTTATTAAGATGAGAtcatcctttattgatccccaaaTGCAGGTGTTACAGAACAACAAGGACAGAAATAAGTGCGGACATGCATAATGTGATAGCTAGCAGCTTCACAGAGTACAATAAAAAGATATTAACCAAACAGTAAATACTCAGATAGTTCCAAACTTACAGAGGATCtaataaaatacaacttttaaagCTTTCCTACTTTATAGCTCTCATGTTTACTTGTGTACTGCATGAGAAACAATTTTCTCATCATTGTAATCGTTTCCTCTTTCAGCCTGAGAACATCATGCTGCTAGACAAGAATGTCCCAAACCCCAGAATCAAGCTGATCGACTTCGGGATCGCTCATCAGATTAAAGCTGGAAATGAGTTCAAGAACATCTTTGGAACACCGGAGTTTGTCGGTGAGACcgcgttttctttttcttgtaatATCCGAGTGAAAAGTTTCCATTGTGAGCGCGAGCTGGCGAGTAAGTTAAACCCTGTAAGTGGATGTTACAGATCTCCACATCTGGTTTCAATTAAGGCGTTCATTCCTCTTTGCTTTACAGCGCCAGAAATAGTCAACTATGAGCCTCTTGGACTGGAGGCAGACATGTGGTAAGATTTTCCCTTCTTGTAGTTTACCCATCTGAAGATATTTACTCACCAATGTGAGCGTTTTCATTCATGCTCggttctcctcttctctgtagGAGTATCGGAGTGATCACATACATCCTGTGAGTAATCATTCATCTCACCACTGGCCGTTGTTTAACATTTAATGCAACCTAAACCACTTCACCGCTCATCTCATGTGGTTTATAAAAGCATATCTGTGTCCCTGTAGGTTGAGCGGGGCTTCACCTTTCCTGGGTGAGACCAAACAGGAGACCCTGACCAACATCTCTGCTGTCAACTACGACTTCGATGAGGAGTATTTCAGCAACACCAGTGAGCTGGCTAAAGACTTCATACGCCGCCTGCTGGTTAAAGATCCAAAGTAAGCACTTTCTTTaggtttcaaataaaaaagagaaaccttTATTGTTCACACATTGAAGTATTtgcttaaatgtttttgtcattttctcacTGGtgaatcatttaatttatttattcagaaagAGGATGACAATCGATGACAGT
Coding sequences within:
- the dapk3 gene encoding death-associated protein kinase 3, which codes for MAGFRQEDVELYYEMGEELGSGQFAIVRKCKEKSSGDEYAAKFIKKRRLSSSRRGVSREEIEREVNILREIQHSNIITLHDIFENKTDVILILELVSGGELFDFLAEKESLTEEEATQFLKQILDGVQYLHSKRIAHFDLKPENIMLLDKNVPNPRIKLIDFGIAHQIKAGNEFKNIFGTPEFVAPEIVNYEPLGLEADMWSIGVITYILLSGASPFLGETKQETLTNISAVNYDFDEEYFSNTSELAKDFIRRLLVKDPKKRMTIDDSLEHPWIKVIKRRNVRQEERDHKTERRRLKTTRLKEYTIKSHSSMPPNNTYVNFERFSQVLEEIAAAEEGLRDLERNQRSCREDVAALLSIYEEKEGWYKEENQSISSDLSHIRQELQRTQAQRKKSQEETRLTMQAANILKRKFGRLENRYEVLAEQVASEVRWVEELVKSISVDKDHGSVSMP